One Oncorhynchus nerka isolate Pitt River linkage group LG5, Oner_Uvic_2.0, whole genome shotgun sequence genomic window carries:
- the LOC115129548 gene encoding ankyrin repeat and SOCS box protein 5-like → MLKRGGNMTEATENPFASLHYSNVYLTILALFCFKLFIKISLNCLSYFYIIRGNRKEAARISAEFYDFGQGHRSWADRSPLHDAACQGRLFALRNLLLQGHNVNVVTIDHVSPLHEACFGDHVACARALIAAGANVNVTTIDGVTPLFNACSVGSVSCAEVLLENGAKPEALVFQPSPIHEASSKGSSECVETLVRWGADVDFEIPHLGTPLYTACVSQEIECVRRLLREGANVQKGIYMESPLHAAAEKDCTAIVKLLLDFGADINARNMEFQRPVEAAPPSSLTEGFLLVYEATPQPLSQLCRQRIRDCVGRDRFHLINHLPLPNPLKNYLQYR, encoded by the exons ATGCTCAAAAGAGGGGGCAATatgacagaggcaacagagaatCCGTTCGCTTCGCTGCATTATTCCAATGTTTACCTCACCATACTGGCACTGTTCTGCTTCAAGCTCTTTATTAAGATAAGCCTCAACTGCCTCTCCTACTTTTACATCATCAGAGGGAACCGCAAGGAGGCAGCCAGGATATCTGCAGAGTTCTATGATTTTGGTCAAGGACACA GGTCCTGGGCAGACCGCTCACCCTTACATGATGCTGCATGCCAAGGTCGTCTCTTCGCCCTGAGGAATCTCCTTTTACAG GGCCACAATGTAAATGTGGTCACTATAGACCATGTGAGTCCTCTCCACGAGGCCTGCTTTGGAGACCATGTAGCATGTGCCAGAGCTCTGATCGCTGCAGGAGCCAAT GTGAACGTCACCACCATTGACGGGGTAACTCCCCTGTTCAACGCGTGCTCAGTGGGTAGTGTATCATGTGCAGAGGTCCTCCTGGAGAACGGGGCCAAACCCGAGGCGCTGGTATTTCAGCCCTCGCCCATTCACGAAGCCAGCAGTAAAG GCAGCAGTGAGTGTGTGGAGACTCTAGTCAGATGGGGAGCAGATGTGGACTTTGAAATTCCTCACCTGGGAACGCCCCTCTACACCGCCTGTGTCTCTCAGGAGATAGAGTGTGTccggaggctgctgagggaag GAGCAAATGTACAGAAAGGTATATATATGGAATCTCCCTTACATGCTGCTGCTGAAAAGGACTGCACAGCCATTGTTAAGCTGCTGTTGGACTTTGGGGCAGATATCAACGCCAGGAACATGGAGTTCCAGAGACCTGTGGAGGCCGCTCCCCCCAGCAGCCTGACAGAGGGGTTCCTTTTGGTCTATGAGG CCACGCCCCAACCACTGAGTCAGCTGTGTCGCCAGCGCATACGTGACTGTGTGGGCCGCGACAGGTTTCACCTCATCAACCATCTACCCCTGCCCAATCCCCTCAAGAACTACCTCCAGTACAGATGA